From a region of the Cucumis sativus cultivar 9930 chromosome 6, Cucumber_9930_V3, whole genome shotgun sequence genome:
- the LOC101210352 gene encoding uncharacterized GPI-anchored protein At4g28100, producing MISILAIATLVISTTLFPISVAVSVRGQYSVPAFPVETENQACRLDLSDELFGGVSQACNGNLDRSRCCPVLAAWLFAAHARSALEVSAPAPSAEIDLPLMPDDSQKCVESLQSSLVRRNIRIPQPNSSCDAVLCFCGIRLHQISSLSCPAAFNLSGFQNASPTAAVRDLETNCRNASYSGCTKCLGALQKVKGAGDRSTTARARKMFNRDCQLMGLTWLLARNKTAYIPTVSAVLRAIMYSAHPPHNSMCSPDQENMPLAVDSLQFDDAHSISHSQPSSIFIFSFLRLLLTPFVCLFLVKIWP from the exons atgatCTCCATACTTGCAATTGCAACACTTGTTATTTCAACGACTCTGTTCCCGATTTCCGTTGCTGTGTCCGTACGAGGGCAATACTCGGTTCCGGCCTTCCCAGTGGAAACCGAAAATCAAGCCTGCCGGTTGGACTTATCGGACGAGCTATTCGGGGGAGTGAGTCAAGCCTGCAATGGGAACCTAGACCGGAGCCGGTGCTGTCCAGTGCTAGCCGCATGGCTCTTCGCGGCTCACGCTAGGTCGGCGTTGGAAGTGTCGGCTCCAGCTCCATCAGCCGAAATAGATCTGCCATTGATGCCAGACGATTCCCAGAAATGCGTAGAATCACTTCAGAGCTCATTGGTGAGGCGCAACATCAGAATTCCCCAGCCGAATTCCAGCTGTGACGCCGTTTTGTGCTTCTGTGGAATTCGACTCCATCAGATAAGTTCCTTGTCTTGCCCTGCCGCATTCAATCTCTCCGGCTTCCAAAATGCATCCCCGACAGCGGCGGTTCGTGATTTGGAGACGAATTGTCGTAATGCCTCTTACTCTGGTTGCACTAAATGCCTTGGCGCACTTCAAAAg GTAAAGGGGGCTGGAGATAGGAGCACGACGGCAAGAGCAAGAAAAATGTTCAACAGAGACTGCCAATTGATGGGGCTGACATGGTTGCTTGCTCGTAACAAAACGGCGTACATTCCGACGGTTTCGGCGGTTTTGAGGGCAATTATGTACAGTGCCCATCCGCCTCACAATTCCATGTGCAGCCCAGATCAAGAGAACATGCCACTGGCTGTTGATTCTCTCCAATTTGATGACGCACATTCAATTTCACATTCACAACCCtcctcaatttttattttttcatttttgcgCTTACTGCTAACGCCCTTTGTTTGCCTGTTCTTAGTAAAAATATGGCCGTAG
- the LOC101210838 gene encoding uncharacterized protein LOC101210838 → MATVRHTKPTTTLAAYLDLEDQQTQSCPTCRCSTNSAISLRPKPALSRTARAIVFGTILIKRVRERKIHRQPKSDGRKRSLSLDSVRVPVKENRELVKKELDGINQENREISLSSGSIQSFSISISEPKISNKKTGCGIEAIGVKQREVEWSRRSCYAFNSSVRLLMVSLGVTVMQGRVLGILITSISVYFFAWMQMEDCWLKKKATKCMEKRENRH, encoded by the exons ATGGCAACCGTTCGCCACACCAAACCCACCACCACATTGGCTGCTTATCTTGATCTGGAGGACCAACAAACCCAATCTTGCCCCACTTGTCGCTGCTCCACAAATTCCGCCATTTCTCTCCGGCCAAAGCCAGCTCTCTCTCGGACTGCGAGAGCCATCGTCTTTGGTACGATTCTG ATCAAAAGAGTTCGTGAGAGAAAAATCCACCGTCAACCGAAATCTGACGGTCGGAAGCGAAGTTTGTCGCTGGATTCTGTAAGGGTTCCGGTAAAGGAAAACAGGGAATTGGTGAAAAAAGAATTGGACGGAATTAATCAAGAAAACAGAGAGATTTCTCTTTCATCTGGTTCAATACaatctttttcaatttcaatatcaGAACCCAAAATTTCGAATAAGAAAACAGGCTGTGGGATTGAAGCCATTGGCGTGAAGCAGAGAGAGGTGGAGTGGAGCAGGAGAAGTTGCTATGCATTCAATTCTAGCGTTAGATTGCTTATGGTGAGTCTTGGAGTGACAGTGATGCAAGGCAGAGTACTCGGAATTTTGATCACATCAATTTCGGTCTACTTTTTTGCTTGGATGCAGATGGAGGATTGttggttgaagaagaaggCAACAAAATGTATGGAAAAACGAGAAAATAGGCATTAA